In Candidatus Contubernalis alkalaceticus, the following proteins share a genomic window:
- a CDS encoding HAAS signaling domain-containing protein: protein MSKKEFLSHLSRHLQNVPANEREDILQDYEEYFTLGEAEGKTESQIAESLGSPKLLARELLTAYHVDKMDVTSSAINIFRAVWFLIGLGFVNLIIVLSPFLGLFALLAAGWMIGVVGIASPLNIWKIQWR, encoded by the coding sequence ATGAGTAAAAAGGAATTTTTATCGCATTTATCTAGGCATCTACAAAATGTTCCGGCAAATGAAAGAGAAGATATACTACAAGATTATGAAGAATATTTTACTCTTGGAGAAGCCGAAGGAAAAACAGAAAGTCAGATTGCAGAATCTCTTGGTTCACCAAAACTATTAGCACGAGAGCTGCTGACTGCTTATCACGTTGATAAAATGGACGTAACCTCATCGGCCATAAATATTTTCCGTGCTGTGTGGTTTTTAATCGGTTTAGGCTTTGTGAACTTAATCATTGTTCTCAGCCCTTTTCTTGGGCTGTTTGCTTTGCTGGCGGCCGGATGGATGATAGGGGTAGTTGGTATTGCAAGTCCACTCAATATATGGAAAATCCAATGGCGGTAA
- a CDS encoding DUF2268 domain-containing protein, giving the protein MKINILDTRKLYIEMLSLPDNERSSFFDEEFLQPFAPMFELTRMPRSTEALSCLALSGVDDTAKDMLNRLITVDAWNEAKKTIEFAIFNLQKFGIKIPEEITLGIFLGDPVRLAQSEGYTGVGSMPGYVQIIIVPNAQNLPKLPACIAHEFHHNTLFLNVKWNFMNVTLSQYLAVEGMAESFAAELYGEDFIGPWVTGIGEADLKKANEIIGKNLGAAGFMEVRKYIFGDHPMLPKSEALGVPYCGGYAAGYHAIQTYIRKTGKTITEVTKDFIDGEDIVKQSGYFNNSKKG; this is encoded by the coding sequence ATGAAGATTAATATTCTGGATACGCGCAAGCTCTATATAGAGATGCTGTCGCTGCCTGACAATGAGCGAAGTTCCTTTTTTGATGAAGAGTTTTTGCAGCCTTTCGCCCCAATGTTTGAACTGACAAGAATGCCCCGCAGTACAGAAGCCTTATCCTGTTTGGCGCTATCGGGAGTGGACGACACCGCCAAAGATATGCTTAATCGGCTAATTACTGTGGACGCATGGAATGAAGCCAAAAAAACTATTGAATTTGCCATATTTAATCTGCAAAAGTTTGGAATAAAAATACCAGAGGAAATCACACTTGGTATCTTCTTGGGTGATCCTGTAAGACTTGCTCAAAGCGAAGGGTATACCGGAGTTGGCTCTATGCCCGGATATGTTCAGATAATAATTGTCCCTAACGCGCAAAACCTTCCAAAGCTCCCTGCGTGTATTGCCCATGAGTTTCACCACAATACACTGTTCTTGAACGTAAAATGGAATTTCATGAATGTAACATTAAGCCAATATCTGGCTGTCGAAGGTATGGCGGAAAGCTTCGCAGCGGAATTATATGGCGAAGACTTTATCGGGCCATGGGTGACGGGCATTGGGGAAGCGGATTTGAAAAAGGCGAATGAAATTATCGGAAAAAATCTTGGCGCTGCAGGTTTTATGGAAGTAAGAAAGTACATTTTCGGTGACCATCCAATGCTTCCCAAAAGCGAAGCGCTCGGTGTCCCCTATTGTGGGGGATATGCAGCCGGGTACCATGCAATACAAACCTATATACGCAAGACCGGCAAGACGATTACAGAAGTGACCAAAGACTTCATTGATGGAGAAGATATTGTAAAACAGTCAGGGTATTTTAATAATTCTAAGAAGGGATGA
- a CDS encoding PadR family transcriptional regulator, with protein sequence MNIQFKKGVLELCILVLLEKQDRYGYELVQKISEQIEISEGTVYPILRKLTKENYCTTYIQESSEGPARKYYKLTDQGHEYLHQLVDEWQEFSIGVSKLIKEGSSNE encoded by the coding sequence TTGAATATACAATTTAAAAAAGGGGTGCTAGAGCTTTGTATCCTTGTGTTGTTGGAAAAGCAGGACCGATACGGGTATGAGCTGGTACAGAAAATCTCCGAACAGATTGAAATATCGGAAGGTACCGTTTATCCAATATTGAGAAAATTAACAAAAGAAAATTATTGTACAACATATATACAAGAATCCAGCGAAGGCCCTGCAAGAAAATATTACAAGTTAACTGATCAAGGGCATGAATACCTTCATCAGTTAGTTGACGAATGGCAAGAATTCTCTATAGGAGTTAGCAAATTGATTAAGGAGGGGAGCTCTAATGAGTAA
- a CDS encoding helix-turn-helix transcriptional regulator: protein MVYLLLGKESVTAGEMAKYFEVSSRTIYRDVELLSSAGIPIYMTKGKGGGISLLPDFVLNKAVLTENEKADILSALHAMDAVSLQKTVTAVKKLSSLFGNADSDWVEVDFSGWANAEEESRIFATLKNAILEKYTVQFLYHGGESNMQRVVEPLKLVFKGQGWYFYGYCRVRSDYRFFKLRRIKNLTVLTEQFERQKPPEKVFDGAKVLLGFKYRKITRRKRGNLK from the coding sequence ATGGTATATTTACTGCTGGGTAAAGAGAGTGTTACCGCAGGTGAAATGGCAAAGTATTTCGAGGTTTCTTCTCGCACAATTTATCGTGATGTGGAGCTGCTGTCCTCGGCTGGAATTCCAATCTATATGACCAAAGGCAAGGGCGGCGGAATTTCTCTTTTACCTGACTTTGTTTTGAATAAAGCAGTGCTCACCGAAAATGAAAAGGCCGATATTCTTTCTGCACTGCACGCTATGGATGCTGTAAGTCTCCAAAAAACAGTTACGGCGGTCAAAAAACTTTCCTCCCTTTTTGGAAATGCTGATAGCGACTGGGTTGAGGTGGATTTTTCAGGATGGGCAAATGCAGAGGAAGAATCCAGGATATTCGCAACACTTAAAAATGCCATTTTGGAGAAATATACAGTACAATTCCTTTACCATGGTGGCGAAAGCAATATGCAGCGAGTGGTTGAACCTCTTAAGCTTGTGTTTAAGGGACAAGGTTGGTACTTCTATGGATATTGCCGAGTAAGAAGCGATTACCGATTTTTTAAACTTCGCCGTATTAAAAATCTAACAGTTCTAACAGAGCAATTTGAGCGACAAAAACCACCCGAAAAAGTATTTGATGGGGCTAAGGTGCTATTAGGTTTTAAATATAGAAAAATAACTAGAAGGAAAAGGGGAAATTTAAAATAA